A single window of Syntrophotalea acetylenica DNA harbors:
- a CDS encoding autotransporter domain-containing protein yields the protein MMRFSLLTCLFGFFLFIGVAWGLDLPSSFDLRNIDGHSYIGPIRDQGACGSCYSFGALAAAESTWNRTHGRYDDQAIDLSEAFIVWSLSPLYDGFDGCGGANYDYEELTALTEYGVPLESVFPYVTADPGPDVHWDAARNSFLDWYRIPPNDIETTKRILYRIGAIDAAVLVDNAFAAYSGDIFENTNSTVRDTVPYYTATNHAIALVGWNDESADGGMGSWILRNSWGSEWGNGGYMNIRYTSAAVNLEGTYLITTPWEGANLAVENNQNLIAVPWIAGGTINAHGIDLWGSAAGSVLNRGTIAAESRGVDELATARGIYLWGGPAGQVINEGGIEGVASSDNQQAIAYAVCLQGGLLDNSGSMTALATAESDQAMAFGIWAANGGNPLEIHNSGEITARVWDSQRNIAYGVWGDSRKSVSIINSGTINAYAAHYAIGVLLSGGPALLSNSGVIEAKASYDDPDLEAGMSIGVRSLEEAVILNSGTISGAIASVYASGNTELILDTGSNLIGSVFLSGTSDLVGLLGTGSEETRFIGAENLMMMGEDWSLSGDSAFDSIQVMFGRLGVDGALAGQTTVLGGGILGGNGSLTGDVNSRGRVAPGASVGHLTIDGDFTQAADGTLEIEIGDGVADRLTVTGTAALAGTLLLLPDSYATGGSYTFLEAGSVIGGFNTLAGAAILSFDLQSAADSLSLEVTRNSYASLANSHNRDLAAVLDSERAAAESDFADLLDSLDLALSRDALNANLESLTPRIHGAASVLVLDEAQARLADLGRHLRQVDADAKPGTWTGWLELLGRDAGYRRDGAYDALQADLYGLMLGVERTAGGLTLGAAVAMAENRYEARHSRDDGESDSQQGYIYAAWRESGISGWHLNAVLGGGLVQLDADRSIPFASRTAKSDHDGTLYGAAIGGGYRLNLGNWILDPTAGLSFVHLREESFREKGADSADLKVGTRHNDSLRSLVGMRLSRPVDLSRWRLLPELRAEWRHEFDRQTEDLSATLAGGGGRFDTPGRDLASDNLLLGVSLGARLSERLQVGLGYNCDLQSSGGATSHALKLDIAANF from the coding sequence ATGATGAGATTTAGCCTGCTCACCTGCCTGTTCGGCTTCTTTCTTTTCATCGGAGTCGCCTGGGGACTCGACCTTCCGTCCTCCTTCGACCTGAGAAACATCGACGGTCACAGCTATATCGGACCGATCCGGGATCAGGGTGCTTGCGGCAGCTGTTACAGCTTCGGGGCATTGGCAGCGGCGGAAAGTACCTGGAACCGGACCCATGGGCGGTATGACGATCAGGCCATCGATCTGTCGGAAGCCTTCATCGTTTGGAGTTTGAGTCCGCTGTATGACGGTTTTGACGGTTGTGGCGGAGCAAACTACGATTACGAAGAACTGACGGCCTTGACCGAGTACGGCGTTCCGTTGGAATCGGTTTTTCCCTATGTCACCGCTGATCCCGGTCCTGATGTGCACTGGGACGCTGCACGGAACAGCTTTCTCGATTGGTATCGCATTCCGCCCAATGATATCGAGACCACCAAACGCATCCTTTATCGGATCGGTGCGATCGATGCCGCCGTGCTGGTCGACAATGCTTTTGCTGCCTATTCCGGCGACATTTTCGAGAATACCAATTCAACCGTCAGGGATACCGTTCCTTATTACACGGCTACTAACCATGCCATTGCTCTGGTGGGCTGGAACGACGAGTCAGCCGATGGCGGAATGGGGAGCTGGATCTTGCGAAACAGCTGGGGCAGCGAGTGGGGCAACGGCGGATACATGAATATCCGCTACACATCGGCGGCTGTCAATCTGGAAGGGACCTATCTTATCACCACCCCTTGGGAAGGTGCGAACCTTGCCGTGGAAAACAATCAAAACCTCATAGCCGTTCCCTGGATCGCCGGGGGGACCATCAATGCCCACGGAATCGATCTCTGGGGCAGCGCCGCCGGTAGTGTCCTCAATCGCGGCACGATTGCCGCCGAATCGCGCGGTGTGGATGAATTGGCAACAGCTCGCGGCATCTATCTTTGGGGCGGCCCCGCGGGGCAGGTGATCAATGAGGGAGGCATCGAGGGAGTTGCCTCAAGTGATAACCAACAGGCAATCGCCTACGCCGTCTGCCTGCAGGGTGGTCTGCTGGACAACAGCGGGAGCATGACGGCGCTCGCCACCGCCGAGTCGGATCAGGCAATGGCCTTCGGCATCTGGGCGGCCAATGGCGGCAATCCCTTGGAAATTCACAACAGCGGTGAAATTACGGCCCGCGTCTGGGACAGTCAACGAAACATTGCATATGGCGTCTGGGGCGACAGCCGCAAGTCCGTGAGCATTATCAACAGCGGCACCATTAACGCCTACGCCGCCCATTATGCCATCGGGGTGCTGCTCAGCGGCGGTCCCGCCCTATTGAGTAACAGCGGTGTCATCGAGGCGAAGGCTTCTTACGACGATCCGGATCTGGAGGCCGGTATGAGCATTGGCGTCCGGTCCCTGGAGGAAGCGGTGATTCTCAACTCCGGCACCATCAGCGGCGCGATCGCCTCTGTCTACGCGTCAGGAAATACCGAGCTGATCCTGGACACGGGTTCGAATCTTATCGGCTCCGTTTTTTTATCGGGGACATCGGATTTGGTGGGTTTGCTCGGCACCGGCAGCGAGGAGACACGCTTCATCGGAGCTGAAAATCTGATGATGATGGGCGAGGACTGGTCTTTGAGCGGCGACTCCGCCTTCGATTCGATACAGGTGATGTTCGGGCGACTGGGAGTCGATGGCGCACTGGCCGGACAAACCACGGTTCTCGGCGGCGGCATCCTCGGCGGCAACGGCTCCTTGACCGGCGACGTGAACAGCCGGGGGAGAGTGGCGCCGGGCGCCTCCGTCGGCCATCTGACCATCGACGGGGATTTCACCCAGGCCGCGGACGGCACGCTGGAAATCGAGATCGGCGACGGTGTCGCCGACCGGCTGACCGTCACCGGTACCGCCGCCCTGGCCGGCACTCTGCTGCTTCTGCCGGACAGCTACGCCACCGGCGGCAGCTACACCTTTCTGGAGGCCGGCTCTGTCATCGGCGGCTTCAACACTCTGGCCGGCGCGGCCATCCTGAGCTTCGACCTGCAAAGCGCGGCGGACAGCCTGAGCCTGGAGGTGACGCGCAACAGCTACGCCAGTCTGGCGAACTCGCACAACCGGGATCTGGCGGCCGTGTTGGACAGTGAAAGAGCGGCCGCCGAGAGTGACTTCGCCGATCTGCTCGATTCCCTCGATCTGGCCCTGAGCCGGGACGCATTGAATGCCAACCTGGAGAGTTTGACCCCCCGCATTCACGGCGCGGCCAGCGTGCTGGTGCTGGACGAAGCCCAGGCGCGGCTGGCCGATCTCGGCCGGCACCTGCGGCAAGTCGATGCCGATGCGAAACCCGGGACATGGACCGGCTGGCTGGAACTGCTCGGGCGGGACGCCGGCTACCGTCGGGACGGCGCCTACGACGCCCTGCAGGCCGACCTGTACGGCCTGATGCTGGGCGTGGAACGGACCGCCGGGGGACTGACCCTGGGAGCGGCGGTGGCCATGGCCGAAAACCGCTACGAAGCCCGGCACTCCCGCGACGACGGCGAGAGCGACAGCCAGCAGGGCTATATCTACGCCGCCTGGCGGGAGTCCGGCATAAGCGGTTGGCATCTGAACGCTGTCTTGGGCGGCGGCCTGGTTCAGCTGGACGCCGACCGGAGCATCCCCTTTGCCTCGCGGACCGCCAAAAGCGACCATGACGGCACGCTGTACGGCGCCGCGATCGGCGGCGGTTATCGCCTGAATCTGGGGAACTGGATCCTCGATCCGACGGCGGGACTGAGCTTCGTCCACCTGCGTGAGGAGAGTTTCCGGGAGAAGGGCGCCGACAGCGCCGATCTAAAGGTCGGCACGCGGCACAACGACTCGCTGCGGAGCCTGGTGGGAATGCGTCTCAGCCGTCCCGTCGATCTGTCCCGGTGGCGGCTGCTGCCGGAACTGCGGGCCGAGTGGCGGCACGAGTTCGACCGCCAAACCGAGGATCTGTCGGCGACCCTGGCGGGCGGCGGCGGGCGCTTCGACACGCCCGGCCGGGATCTCGCCTCGGACAACCTGCTGCTCGGCGTGTCGCTCGGGGCCCGGCTGTCCGAAAGACTGCAGGTCGGTCTCGGTTATAACTGCGATCTGCAGAGTAGCGGCGGCGCCACCAGCCATGCGCTGAAACTCGATATCGCAGCGAATTTCTGA
- the fliL gene encoding flagellar basal body-associated protein FliL, with product MAEKDFQQDGPVSGKNSKNLILIGVLGLLLLAAIGVAAYMMGRASTPAAEPPSEVGTETAPNAGTKVLSGLMVEIEPFIVNILDVEGTRYLKAAITLEVDSELAMKEAGERMPQIRDAILLLMSNKTFSEMSDLQGKLQLRAELLSRINSFFRKGKVQKIYFTEFVVQ from the coding sequence ATGGCGGAAAAGGATTTTCAGCAAGACGGCCCGGTTTCCGGAAAAAACAGCAAGAACCTCATCCTCATCGGCGTCCTCGGCCTACTGCTGCTGGCCGCTATCGGTGTGGCCGCCTATATGATGGGCAGGGCCAGCACGCCGGCGGCGGAGCCGCCATCGGAGGTTGGTACCGAGACCGCACCGAATGCAGGCACCAAGGTGCTGAGCGGCCTGATGGTGGAGATCGAGCCGTTCATCGTAAACATCCTCGATGTCGAAGGCACCCGCTACCTCAAGGCGGCCATCACCCTGGAGGTGGACAGCGAGCTGGCCATGAAGGAGGCCGGCGAGCGCATGCCCCAGATTCGCGACGCGATTCTGCTGTTGATGAGCAACAAAACCTTTAGTGAAATGTCGGATCTGCAAGGCAAGCTGCAACTGCGAGCTGAGCTTTTGTCCAGAATCAACAGCTTTTTCCGCAAAGGCAAGGTCCAGAAGATCTATTTCACCGAATTCGTCGTTCAGTAA
- the fliQ gene encoding flagellar biosynthesis protein FliQ, with protein sequence MSPEFAISLGRQAIETVLMLSAPLLLAGMLVGLLVSVFQAATQINEQTMTFIPKIVAVFVTLLICSPWMIRVLVSFTRDIFNQIPTLGG encoded by the coding sequence ATGTCCCCGGAATTCGCCATATCCCTCGGCCGCCAGGCCATTGAAACGGTCCTGATGCTCTCCGCGCCGCTGCTTCTGGCCGGCATGCTGGTCGGTCTGCTGGTAAGCGTTTTTCAGGCGGCAACCCAGATCAACGAGCAGACCATGACCTTCATCCCCAAAATCGTCGCGGTGTTTGTGACCCTGCTGATCTGCTCCCCCTGGATGATCCGTGTGCTGGTGTCCTTTACCCGGGATATTTTCAACCAGATCCCGACCCTGGGCGGCTGA
- the fliP gene encoding flagellar type III secretion system pore protein FliP (The bacterial flagellar biogenesis protein FliP forms a type III secretion system (T3SS)-type pore required for flagellar assembly.), translating to MKHVALLTALLLSLAGAALADPLPAISIGIGQAGGQPPPSTLMQILLIMTVLSVAPAILLMTTAFVRLAIVLSFLRQAMGTQQMPPNQIIIGLALFLTFFIMAPVFNQINAQAVQPYLAQKIDQKQALNLAVGPMRRFMFAQTSEKELELLMEISGHPDPANQQEVPTLTLIPAFMLSELKRAFQIGFMVYIPFLVIDMIVASVLMSMGMMMLPPVIISLPFKLLLFVLVDGWTLIVGSLVQSFHML from the coding sequence ATGAAACATGTCGCCCTGCTGACAGCGTTGCTGCTGTCGCTGGCCGGCGCCGCGCTCGCCGACCCTTTGCCGGCCATCAGCATCGGCATCGGCCAGGCCGGCGGTCAGCCACCACCGTCGACGCTGATGCAGATTCTGCTGATCATGACGGTACTGTCGGTGGCGCCGGCCATTCTGCTGATGACCACCGCATTCGTGCGCCTGGCCATCGTGCTGTCTTTTCTGCGGCAGGCGATGGGCACCCAGCAGATGCCGCCCAATCAGATCATCATCGGGCTGGCGCTGTTTCTGACCTTTTTCATCATGGCGCCGGTTTTCAACCAGATCAACGCGCAGGCCGTGCAACCCTACCTGGCGCAGAAAATCGACCAGAAACAGGCCCTGAATCTGGCCGTGGGGCCGATGCGCCGCTTCATGTTCGCCCAGACCTCGGAAAAGGAACTTGAACTGCTGATGGAGATTTCCGGCCATCCGGATCCGGCCAACCAGCAGGAAGTGCCCACCCTGACGCTGATACCGGCCTTCATGCTGTCCGAACTCAAGCGCGCCTTCCAGATCGGCTTCATGGTGTATATCCCGTTTCTGGTCATCGACATGATCGTGGCTTCGGTACTGATGTCCATGGGCATGATGATGCTTCCGCCGGTCATCATCTCCCTGCCTTTCAAACTGTTGCTGTTTGTTCTGGTCGATGGCTGGACCCTTATCGTCGGTTCCCTGGTGCAGAGCTTTCACATGCTTTGA
- the fliN gene encoding flagellar motor switch protein FliN — protein sequence MPTEEKVQNNNPPTSTEIRDLGFLLDIPLEVSVEIGSTRMPIKDLLQLQEGSIIELDKLAGEPLDLYVNSRLIARGEAVMVKDRYGLRLTDVVSPAERLENLG from the coding sequence ATGCCTACCGAAGAAAAAGTCCAGAACAACAATCCGCCGACTTCCACGGAAATCCGCGACCTAGGATTTCTGCTCGACATCCCTTTGGAGGTTTCCGTCGAGATCGGCTCCACCCGCATGCCCATCAAGGATCTGCTGCAACTGCAGGAAGGCAGCATTATCGAGCTGGACAAACTGGCCGGCGAACCGCTGGACCTGTATGTCAATTCCCGGCTTATCGCCCGCGGCGAGGCGGTCATGGTCAAGGACCGCTACGGGCTGCGCCTGACAGACGTGGTGAGCCCCGCCGAGCGCCTGGAGAATCTCGGATGA
- the prxU gene encoding thioredoxin-dependent peroxiredoxin (Most members of this family contain a selenocysteine.) gives MTDKPKAGCARPTGGLVGQTESTEKNEVTQQAKEVMRMTIQLGKAAPDFSAPAYYKGDFTSVKLSDFLGKWVVLCLYPGDFTFVUATEIAAVAANYKKFQDLGVEVLTMSIDSVFVHKMWNDKELSKMVDGGVPFHMLSDAGGKVGTAYGAYNEDAGVENRGRFIIDPDGIIQGYEVLSPPVGRNVAETLRQIQAFQLVRATDGAEATPSGWKPGKLTLKPGPDLVGRVWEVWSTDMEAD, from the coding sequence ATGACCGATAAGCCCAAGGCAGGATGTGCCCGGCCGACCGGCGGCCTGGTCGGCCAGACGGAATCCACCGAAAAAAACGAGGTGACACAACAGGCGAAGGAGGTAATGCGCATGACCATTCAGCTCGGCAAGGCGGCCCCTGACTTCAGCGCCCCGGCCTATTACAAGGGCGATTTCACTTCTGTAAAGCTGTCCGATTTTCTCGGGAAATGGGTCGTACTGTGCCTTTACCCGGGGGACTTCACCTTTGTCTGAGCGACGGAAATAGCGGCGGTCGCCGCTAATTACAAAAAATTTCAGGATCTTGGCGTTGAAGTGCTGACCATGAGCATCGACAGCGTTTTTGTCCACAAGATGTGGAACGACAAGGAGTTGTCGAAAATGGTGGACGGCGGCGTTCCTTTTCATATGCTTTCGGACGCCGGAGGCAAAGTCGGAACCGCGTATGGCGCCTACAACGAGGATGCCGGCGTGGAAAACCGGGGCAGGTTCATCATCGACCCGGATGGCATCATTCAGGGCTACGAAGTCCTGAGTCCGCCCGTCGGCCGGAATGTCGCCGAAACCCTGCGGCAGATTCAGGCATTTCAGCTGGTCAGGGCGACGGACGGTGCCGAGGCGACGCCTTCGGGCTGGAAACCTGGCAAACTGACCCTCAAGCCCGGACCGGATCTTGTCGGCAGGGTCTGGGAAGTCTGGAGCACCGACATGGAAGCCGATTAG
- a CDS encoding cupin domain-containing protein encodes MKIVDVKTAALVENPHRVKVSKLHDSEHAQVMHITLEPGESLKKHITPVDVVFYVLEGRGVVEIGDEKQEVGRDTLIDSPAKIPHCWYNQGTSVLRILVAKIPRPTESTRLL; translated from the coding sequence ATGAAAATCGTTGATGTCAAAACGGCAGCTCTTGTCGAGAATCCGCACCGCGTAAAAGTCAGCAAACTGCATGATTCGGAACACGCCCAGGTCATGCACATTACCCTCGAACCGGGCGAGTCCCTGAAAAAACACATTACCCCCGTCGACGTGGTTTTTTATGTTCTGGAAGGGCGCGGGGTGGTGGAGATCGGGGATGAGAAGCAGGAGGTCGGGCGCGATACCCTGATCGACAGCCCGGCGAAGATACCCCATTGCTGGTACAACCAGGGCACCTCGGTTCTCAGGATTCTGGTCGCCAAAATACCCCGTCCGACGGAATCGACCCGGCTGCTGTAA
- a CDS encoding flagellar motor switch protein FliM translates to MERILSKEEIAELLSAVHDGEIPLRDEEPDAPAQTRREVSSLNLVALQGPRHCKIENFDLILDTMARHLGISLTNRLQRSIGVRRGIMEVYEYDAFLQQLAGRDALGVIRLDPLRWRGVIIFRERLSFYLLEYLLGGAPDVELSLPGRPLTVIESNVLRNTIADACLDLNKTFSPVEKLESTLVKIESSTRLINIVPGDASVLAARFVVSGQNLEDEIILVLPMAMLDPLKEKMRARTAVFPESQDRPWQAMLEQEIQLMDVELTARLASLNLTVRDILNFQVGDILDLGCAPSSPLQIRAAGQPKFQAMAGTHQGMKAVCITGRIQRPPIPTKIP, encoded by the coding sequence GTGGAACGTATTCTTTCCAAAGAGGAAATCGCCGAACTGCTGTCGGCAGTGCATGACGGGGAAATCCCGCTGCGCGATGAAGAACCGGATGCGCCCGCCCAGACCCGGCGCGAAGTGTCCAGCCTGAACCTGGTCGCCTTGCAGGGGCCGCGGCATTGCAAGATTGAGAATTTCGATCTGATTCTCGACACCATGGCGCGGCACCTCGGCATTTCCCTCACCAACCGTCTGCAACGCAGTATCGGCGTACGCCGCGGCATCATGGAAGTCTATGAATACGACGCCTTTCTGCAGCAGCTCGCCGGCCGTGACGCGCTGGGAGTCATCCGTCTCGATCCCCTGCGCTGGCGCGGCGTGATCATCTTCCGGGAGCGGCTGTCGTTTTACCTGCTGGAGTACCTGCTGGGCGGCGCGCCGGACGTGGAGCTGAGCCTGCCGGGCCGCCCCCTGACCGTCATCGAGTCCAACGTTTTGCGCAACACCATCGCCGATGCCTGTCTGGATCTGAACAAAACCTTTTCTCCGGTGGAGAAGCTCGAAAGCACGCTGGTCAAAATCGAAAGCTCGACACGGCTGATCAATATCGTTCCCGGCGACGCTTCGGTGCTGGCGGCGCGCTTCGTCGTCAGCGGACAGAATCTCGAAGACGAGATTATCCTGGTGCTGCCCATGGCGATGCTCGACCCGCTGAAGGAAAAGATGCGCGCCCGCACGGCGGTATTTCCCGAAAGCCAGGACCGCCCCTGGCAGGCGATGCTGGAGCAGGAGATCCAGCTGATGGATGTCGAACTCACCGCCCGGCTGGCAAGCCTCAATCTGACGGTACGGGACATCCTCAATTTTCAGGTGGGGGACATCCTCGATCTGGGCTGCGCACCATCCAGCCCTTTGCAGATCCGCGCCGCCGGACAGCCCAAATTCCAGGCCATGGCCGGCACCCATCAGGGGATGAAGGCGGTGTGCATCACCGGCCGCATCCAGCGCCCCCCTATTCCGACCAAGATTCCCTAG
- a CDS encoding YegP family protein, protein MAGKFELKKAKDGQFMFNLKAANGQVILTSERYKAKPSAENGIESVRKNALREGAFERLENARGEPYFILKATNGQEIGRSEYYSSKTSMENGIESVKKNAPEARIEDLTG, encoded by the coding sequence ATGGCCGGTAAATTCGAATTGAAAAAGGCGAAGGATGGTCAGTTCATGTTTAATCTCAAGGCTGCCAATGGTCAGGTCATATTGACCAGTGAGCGCTACAAGGCAAAACCCAGTGCGGAAAACGGAATCGAATCGGTACGCAAAAACGCCCTTCGCGAAGGCGCTTTCGAAAGATTGGAAAATGCCCGAGGGGAACCCTATTTCATCCTGAAAGCGACTAACGGCCAGGAAATTGGCCGTAGTGAATACTACTCTTCCAAAACAAGCATGGAAAACGGCATCGAATCGGTCAAGAAGAATGCCCCTGAAGCCAGGATCGAGGATTTGACCGGGTAA
- a CDS encoding cupin domain-containing protein has translation MIRLFTALMLFAALSCPAFALDSPGVAVETLVRGSASWDGTPLPAYPDGQPQLTILRIQIPPGTTLPLHKHPVINAGVLTKGELTVVTEKNETLHMQAGDPIIEVVDKWHYGKNEGMETAEIIVFYVGTAELPLTVK, from the coding sequence ATGATTAGACTGTTCACGGCCCTGATGTTATTTGCGGCCCTTTCCTGTCCTGCCTTCGCGCTTGACAGTCCCGGAGTCGCGGTCGAAACCCTGGTCCGCGGGAGCGCCAGTTGGGATGGGACCCCGCTGCCGGCTTATCCCGATGGACAACCGCAATTGACCATCCTGCGCATCCAGATTCCCCCTGGCACCACCCTGCCGCTGCACAAGCATCCGGTGATCAATGCCGGAGTTCTGACCAAGGGCGAGCTGACCGTCGTCACCGAAAAAAACGAAACCCTTCACATGCAGGCCGGGGACCCGATCATCGAGGTGGTGGACAAGTGGCACTACGGCAAAAACGAAGGCATGGAAACGGCCGAGATCATCGTTTTCTATGTCGGTACCGCCGAACTTCCGCTGACTGTCAAGTAG
- a CDS encoding motility protein A gives MDFSTIAGIAAAFILMILAIASGGGVTLFIDPPSAMIVIGGTIGTTLVHYTFKDMMGTVSVVKKAFFTHRFSSTDRIAQIINYAGKARKEGILSLQSVTKEVDDPFFLKGLQMAVDGQEPEKLKEMLDREIEYLEERHDRGSEIMVAMGTYAPAMGMIGTLIGLVQMLQTMNDPSTIGPAMAVALLTTFYGSVIANIICLPVSGKLKNRSAEEVLDKTLIAEGMRSILEGENPRVLEHRLHAFVAPRDRQSHFGKKK, from the coding sequence ATGGACTTCTCAACCATCGCCGGTATCGCGGCGGCTTTCATCCTCATGATTCTGGCCATTGCCTCCGGCGGAGGCGTCACCCTGTTCATCGATCCCCCTTCGGCCATGATCGTTATCGGCGGCACCATCGGCACCACCCTGGTGCACTACACCTTCAAGGACATGATGGGCACCGTTTCGGTTGTCAAAAAAGCCTTTTTTACCCACCGTTTCTCGTCGACGGATCGCATCGCCCAGATCATCAATTACGCCGGCAAGGCCCGCAAGGAGGGGATCCTTTCCCTGCAATCGGTGACCAAGGAGGTCGATGATCCGTTTTTCCTCAAAGGTCTGCAGATGGCCGTCGACGGCCAGGAACCGGAAAAACTCAAGGAGATGCTCGACCGGGAGATCGAGTATCTGGAGGAGCGCCACGACCGGGGCTCGGAGATCATGGTGGCCATGGGCACCTACGCCCCGGCGATGGGCATGATCGGCACCCTGATCGGCCTGGTGCAGATGCTGCAGACCATGAACGACCCCTCGACCATCGGGCCGGCCATGGCGGTGGCGCTACTGACCACCTTCTACGGCTCGGTCATCGCCAACATCATCTGCCTGCCGGTGTCCGGCAAGCTCAAGAACCGCTCGGCGGAAGAGGTCCTGGACAAAACCCTGATTGCCGAAGGCATGCGCTCCATTCTCGAGGGAGAGAACCCGCGGGTTCTGGAACATCGCCTGCACGCCTTCGTGGCACCCAGGGACCGTCAATCCCACTTCGGCAAAAAGAAATAA
- the fliO gene encoding flagellar biosynthetic protein FliO, translating to MSLRFACLMILTLPLVAQAGETAALPAAGGLRMWAGLAVVMALILLLYAAAQRWLRWPTGGRSGVIRIRETRPLGPKKYLYLVQVRDRELLLGVTAERICLLNDAPLPDGDEPVDGAENQIFSQMLRKRLKERP from the coding sequence ATGAGCCTGCGCTTCGCCTGTCTGATGATTCTGACGCTGCCGCTTGTTGCACAAGCGGGAGAAACGGCGGCGCTGCCCGCCGCCGGAGGGTTGCGGATGTGGGCCGGGCTGGCCGTGGTGATGGCACTGATTCTGCTGCTGTATGCCGCCGCCCAGCGCTGGCTGCGCTGGCCGACCGGCGGTCGCTCCGGCGTGATCCGAATCCGTGAAACCCGCCCTCTGGGCCCAAAAAAATACCTGTATCTGGTGCAGGTGCGAGACCGGGAGCTATTGCTTGGCGTCACGGCGGAGCGCATCTGCCTGCTGAACGACGCCCCCCTGCCGGATGGCGATGAGCCTGTCGATGGCGCCGAAAACCAAATCTTTTCTCAAATGCTGCGCAAGCGTCTGAAGGAGCGGCCATGA
- a CDS encoding flagellar motor protein MotB codes for MARKKQKKQPAGAPAWMVTYSDMVTLLLTFFVLLLSMANLDKRKFFDALGSLKGAFGFLQSSSVSEINKPQVISYAPMDDDYVSRLYNRVQAMLTRLRIDRDIDLVQDRGAVILRVKDAILFEAGSTTLRPEAGPVLREIAGLVQPLPLLLRIEGHTDDQPPSDPAVTNWDISVQRAVTVLKFFAAEDLLPLDRLSAVGYGDRRPVAPNLGNEQKALNRRVEFVLENLNQYQDKLPYLIDAADQLPF; via the coding sequence ATGGCGCGAAAAAAACAGAAAAAACAGCCGGCGGGCGCTCCTGCCTGGATGGTGACCTACAGCGATATGGTGACCCTGCTGCTGACCTTCTTCGTGCTGCTGCTGTCCATGGCGAATCTGGACAAGCGCAAATTCTTTGACGCCCTGGGATCGCTGAAAGGCGCCTTCGGGTTCCTGCAGAGTTCCAGCGTCAGCGAAATCAACAAGCCGCAGGTCATCAGCTACGCGCCGATGGATGACGATTACGTGAGCCGGCTTTACAACCGGGTACAGGCCATGCTGACCCGCCTGCGCATCGACCGGGATATCGACCTGGTGCAGGACCGGGGAGCCGTCATCCTGCGCGTCAAGGACGCCATCCTGTTCGAAGCCGGCAGCACTACCCTGCGGCCGGAAGCCGGCCCGGTCCTGCGGGAAATCGCCGGCCTGGTCCAGCCGCTGCCGCTGCTGCTGCGCATCGAAGGACACACCGACGACCAGCCGCCCTCCGATCCGGCCGTCACCAACTGGGACATCTCGGTACAGCGTGCGGTGACGGTCCTTAAATTTTTCGCCGCCGAAGACCTTCTGCCACTGGACCGCCTGTCGGCGGTCGGTTACGGGGACCGGCGGCCGGTGGCTCCCAACCTTGGCAACGAGCAAAAAGCTCTCAATCGACGGGTGGAGTTCGTTCTGGAAAACCTCAACCAGTACCAGGATAAACTCCCTTACCTGATCGACGCGGCGGATCAACTTCCATTTTAA